A stretch of Bordetella genomosp. 13 DNA encodes these proteins:
- a CDS encoding AMP-binding protein, giving the protein MESARRWPRHAFVSVLPETAGIYGIEAGDLTYADAAARIEVLRASYAAAGYGHGHRAGLLLENRPAFFLHWFALNALGVSVVPINQDLRAAELEYLTGHSEIVLAVALPPRHDDLRAAAARAGRELVVMGPDDAIPPAPSAAPLAGQPVGELSECALLYTSGTTGRPKGCILPNRYFLHAGRWYAGAGGLATLQPGAERMLTPLPLVHMNAMAYSAMAMVLTGGCLITLDRFHPRTWWDSVRESRATVLHYLGVMPAMLMKAPAVVADREHAVRFGFGAGVERGLHQPFEERFGFPLLEAWAMTETGAGAVVIANEEPRHIGTNCFGRERDDVQVRIVADDGREAGAGEPGELLVRHAGDDPRYGFFAGYLKDAEATDAAWAGGWFHTGDIVRRDADGALRFVDRKKNVIRRSGENISAVEVEAVLLRHPLVKSAAVAAVPDPVRGDEVLACVVAESEPADAAGRIAAAHDMMRWCLEQLAYYKAPGYVAFVDALPLTATNKIQRGEMKAWAPTLPGSDRCIDTRALKKRQEPA; this is encoded by the coding sequence ATGGAAAGCGCGCGGCGGTGGCCTCGCCACGCCTTCGTCAGCGTGCTGCCTGAAACCGCCGGCATCTATGGCATTGAAGCCGGCGACCTGACCTATGCCGATGCGGCCGCGCGCATCGAGGTCCTGCGCGCCTCGTACGCGGCGGCCGGCTACGGCCACGGCCATCGGGCCGGCCTGCTGCTGGAGAACCGGCCGGCCTTTTTCCTGCACTGGTTCGCGCTGAACGCGCTGGGCGTGTCGGTGGTGCCCATCAATCAGGACCTGCGCGCCGCGGAACTCGAGTACCTGACGGGCCATTCCGAGATCGTGCTGGCCGTGGCCCTGCCGCCTCGCCACGACGACTTGCGCGCCGCGGCGGCGCGCGCCGGCCGCGAGCTGGTGGTGATGGGCCCTGACGATGCCATCCCGCCCGCCCCCTCTGCGGCACCGCTTGCCGGCCAGCCGGTGGGCGAACTGTCGGAATGCGCGCTGCTGTACACCTCGGGCACGACCGGCAGGCCCAAAGGCTGCATCCTGCCCAACCGCTACTTCCTGCACGCCGGGCGCTGGTACGCGGGCGCGGGCGGCCTGGCCACGCTGCAGCCCGGCGCCGAACGCATGCTGACGCCGCTGCCGCTGGTGCACATGAACGCCATGGCCTATTCCGCCATGGCCATGGTGCTGACCGGCGGCTGCCTGATCACGCTGGACCGTTTCCATCCGCGCACGTGGTGGGACAGCGTGCGCGAATCGCGCGCCACCGTGCTGCACTATCTGGGCGTGATGCCGGCCATGTTGATGAAGGCCCCGGCCGTGGTCGCCGACCGCGAGCATGCTGTGCGCTTCGGCTTCGGCGCGGGCGTCGAGCGCGGGCTGCACCAGCCCTTCGAGGAACGCTTCGGCTTTCCGCTGCTCGAGGCCTGGGCCATGACCGAGACCGGCGCCGGCGCGGTGGTGATCGCCAACGAAGAACCGCGCCACATCGGCACGAACTGCTTCGGCCGCGAAAGGGATGACGTGCAGGTACGCATCGTCGCCGACGACGGCAGAGAGGCCGGCGCGGGCGAGCCCGGCGAACTGCTGGTGCGCCATGCCGGCGACGATCCGCGCTACGGCTTCTTCGCCGGCTACCTGAAGGACGCCGAGGCCACGGACGCGGCCTGGGCGGGCGGCTGGTTCCACACCGGCGACATCGTGCGGCGCGACGCCGACGGGGCACTGCGCTTCGTCGACCGCAAGAAGAACGTCATCCGGCGCAGCGGCGAGAACATCTCCGCCGTCGAGGTCGAGGCCGTGCTGCTGCGCCATCCCTTGGTGAAATCGGCCGCCGTGGCGGCCGTGCCGGACCCGGTGCGAGGCGACGAAGTGCTGGCCTGCGTGGTGGCCGAGTCCGAACCCGCCGACGCGGCCGGCCGGATAGCGGCCGCGCACGACATGATGCGCTGGTGCCTCGAGCAGCTGGCCTACTACAAGGCCCCCGGCTACGTCGCCTTCGTGGACGCGCTGCCGCTGACCGCCACCAACAAGATCCAGCGCGGCGAGATGAAGGCCTGGGCGCCGACCCTGCCCGGCAGCGACCGCTGCATCGACACCCGCGCCCTGAAAAAGCGTCAGGAGCCGGCGTGA
- a CDS encoding aromatic-ring-hydroxylating dioxygenase subunit beta yields MNASLDQRLIDFVYAEARMLDEQRFEDWLSLYAEDGHYWMPLAHDQQDARLHASLMYEDVLLLRVRVERLQGNRTYSQQPRSRSHHLLQAPVIERNHPEHAPDQGRYVVRTAFHYVEARQDEQTLYAGWATHHLVEQDGALRIRLKRVDLVNCDAAFGNIQLFM; encoded by the coding sequence ATGAACGCCTCGCTCGACCAACGCCTGATCGACTTTGTCTACGCCGAGGCGCGCATGCTGGACGAACAGCGCTTCGAGGATTGGCTTTCCCTGTACGCCGAGGACGGCCACTACTGGATGCCGCTGGCGCACGATCAGCAGGACGCCCGGCTGCATGCCTCGCTGATGTACGAAGACGTGTTGCTGCTGCGCGTGCGCGTCGAGCGTCTGCAGGGCAACCGCACCTACTCGCAGCAGCCGCGCAGTCGTTCCCACCATCTGCTGCAGGCGCCTGTCATCGAACGCAACCACCCCGAGCATGCGCCCGACCAGGGCCGCTACGTGGTGCGCACCGCCTTTCATTACGTGGAGGCGCGCCAGGACGAGCAGACGCTGTATGCCGGCTGGGCCACGCATCACCTGGTGGAGCAGGACGGCGCGCTGCGCATCCGGTTGAAGCGCGTGGACCTGGTGAACTGCGATGCCGCTTTCGGCAACATCCAATTGTTCATGTAA
- a CDS encoding aromatic ring-hydroxylating dioxygenase subunit alpha, with product MANPPHTAYRDNPDAVRALVRETEVHKDLFTSPELFDLEMEHLFAATWIYVGHESQVPNPGDYITTTVGLQPVVMVRHTDKTVRVLYNRCPHKGTMVAGDACGNTGKFFRCPYHAWTFKTDGSLLSIPLKKGYDPEVLSSCEASRGMAAVGAVENYRGFVFCRLNAEGQDFAGFFGESLTTLDNMVDRSPEGRLEVAGGVFRYVHRCNWKMLVDNQTDTCHPMVAHESSAGTAVKVWESAPAGTPKPMAVELFAPFISPYEFFENMGIRVWENGHGHTGVSDSIHAAYSAIPGYWDAMVSAYGEERAHAILGEVRHNTVYFPNIMVKGPIQTLRVFKPLAADRTLVESWTFRLVGAPDLLLERTLMYNRLINAPTSVVGHDDLEMYERAQQGLAARARDWVNVARLYEPGEAGQRNVVTNGTNEWQMRNQYRAWARYLTDSMEARA from the coding sequence ATGGCCAATCCTCCCCATACCGCTTACCGCGACAACCCCGACGCCGTGCGCGCCCTGGTGCGCGAGACCGAGGTGCACAAAGACCTGTTCACCAGCCCGGAGCTGTTCGACCTGGAAATGGAGCATCTCTTCGCGGCCACCTGGATCTATGTGGGCCACGAGTCGCAGGTTCCGAATCCGGGCGACTACATCACCACCACCGTGGGGCTGCAGCCCGTGGTCATGGTGCGCCACACCGACAAGACCGTGCGCGTGCTGTACAACCGCTGTCCGCACAAGGGCACCATGGTGGCGGGCGACGCCTGCGGCAATACCGGCAAGTTCTTCCGCTGTCCCTACCATGCCTGGACCTTCAAGACCGACGGCAGCCTCCTGTCCATTCCGCTGAAGAAAGGCTACGACCCCGAGGTGCTGTCGTCGTGCGAGGCCAGCCGCGGCATGGCGGCGGTGGGCGCGGTCGAGAACTATCGCGGCTTCGTGTTCTGCCGCCTGAACGCCGAAGGCCAGGACTTCGCCGGCTTCTTCGGCGAGTCGCTGACCACGCTGGACAACATGGTGGACCGCTCGCCCGAAGGCAGGCTGGAAGTAGCGGGCGGCGTGTTCCGCTACGTGCATCGCTGCAACTGGAAGATGCTGGTCGACAACCAGACCGACACGTGCCACCCGATGGTGGCGCACGAGTCCTCGGCCGGCACCGCGGTGAAGGTATGGGAATCGGCCCCCGCGGGCACGCCCAAGCCCATGGCCGTGGAGCTGTTCGCGCCGTTCATCTCCCCCTACGAGTTCTTCGAGAACATGGGCATACGCGTATGGGAGAACGGCCACGGCCACACGGGCGTGTCCGATTCCATCCACGCGGCCTATTCCGCCATTCCGGGCTACTGGGACGCCATGGTGTCGGCCTACGGCGAAGAGCGGGCGCACGCCATCCTGGGCGAGGTGCGGCACAACACCGTGTACTTCCCCAACATCATGGTGAAGGGGCCCATCCAGACGCTGCGCGTCTTCAAGCCGCTGGCCGCGGACCGCACGCTGGTCGAGTCCTGGACCTTCCGCCTGGTGGGCGCACCCGACCTGCTGCTGGAACGCACTCTCATGTACAACCGGCTGATCAACGCGCCCACTTCGGTGGTGGGCCACGACGACCTCGAGATGTACGAGCGGGCGCAGCAGGGCCTGGCCGCGCGCGCGCGCGACTGGGTCAACGTGGCCAGGCTGTACGAGCCCGGCGAGGCCGGACAGCGCAACGTGGTGACCAACGGCACCAATGAGTGGCAGATGCGCAACCAGTATCGCGCGTGGGCGCGCTACCTGACCGACAGCATGGAGGCGCGCGCATGA
- a CDS encoding PDR/VanB family oxidoreductase, with the protein MAPLTLVVRDIRQESPQIRSVSLERADGGALPAFGPGAHLKVAIPGLAEPRCYSLVATEGQAGDFAAPARYRLGIRLEDDSQGGSRHMHALVVGDEIQAEGPKNDFPLHEAPAGEPPVVLLAGGIGITPIAAMATALSAAGRAYTLHYTGRSRTQLAFADELAALAGPSLRLYADDEPGSAFDLDAMLAASTPQQHLYVCGPKGLIDAAIARAAERGWPPAHVHFELFTTAALQAGDQAFEVELRQSGQTFTVPADKTILEVLEAAGCDPLYDCKRGECGVCQATVLEGEPDHRDYYLSDAEKAAGNVIQICISRARSPRLVLDL; encoded by the coding sequence GTGGCCCCGCTGACTCTCGTCGTACGCGACATCCGCCAGGAATCTCCACAGATCCGCTCGGTAAGCCTGGAGCGGGCCGACGGCGGCGCATTGCCAGCCTTCGGTCCGGGCGCGCACCTGAAGGTCGCCATTCCCGGTCTGGCCGAACCGCGCTGCTACTCGCTGGTGGCCACCGAGGGGCAGGCCGGCGATTTTGCCGCCCCCGCCCGCTATCGCCTGGGCATCCGCCTGGAAGATGACAGCCAGGGCGGATCGCGCCACATGCATGCGCTTGTCGTGGGCGATGAGATCCAGGCCGAAGGCCCGAAGAATGATTTCCCGCTGCACGAAGCGCCGGCTGGCGAACCCCCGGTCGTGCTGCTGGCCGGCGGCATCGGCATCACCCCCATCGCCGCGATGGCGACCGCGCTGTCGGCCGCGGGCCGCGCCTACACGCTGCACTACACCGGCCGCAGCCGCACGCAGCTGGCGTTCGCCGACGAACTGGCGGCCCTGGCGGGCCCGTCGCTGCGGCTGTACGCCGACGACGAGCCCGGCTCGGCTTTCGACCTGGACGCCATGCTGGCCGCCAGCACGCCGCAACAGCACCTTTACGTATGCGGGCCCAAAGGCCTGATCGACGCGGCGATCGCGCGCGCCGCCGAGCGCGGCTGGCCGCCCGCCCACGTCCATTTCGAGTTGTTCACCACCGCGGCGCTGCAGGCCGGCGACCAGGCCTTCGAAGTGGAGCTGCGGCAGTCGGGACAGACATTCACGGTGCCCGCCGACAAGACGATTCTCGAGGTGCTCGAAGCAGCCGGCTGCGATCCGCTGTACGACTGCAAGCGCGGCGAGTGCGGCGTGTGCCAGGCGACGGTGCTCGAAGGCGAACCCGATCACCGCGACTACTACCTGTCGGACGCCGAAAAGGCCGCCGGCAACGTCATCCAGATATGCATCTCGCGGGCCAGGTCGCCCCGGCTGGTGCTGGACCTGTAG
- a CDS encoding indolepyruvate oxidoreductase subunit beta family protein: MSRSELAPAQPIKIAILAMGGQGGGVLADWIVDLAEHDGWWAQTTSVPGVAQRTGATIYYLELLPETEVARAGRQPTLALMPTPGDVDLVVAAELMEGGRAITRGLVTPDRTTLISSSHRSYAVSEKSAPGNGIADPNKVLQAGRDSARRFLCFDLQELADRNGSVISASLFGAIAGSGALPFAREAFEATIERAGVGVQASLRAFAAGHAAASQAPAQPAPIVAPDHLTQVPERAASPAAQALLDRVRRDFPIAAQPMMVAALRRLIDYQDPAYAGEYLDHMDKLAALDRAHGGEAAGWALTRAAAQHVAVAMAYDDVIRVADLKTRGSRAARVRAEVGAKPDQLVYTTEFVHPRLEEICGTLPVRLGRWLEHSAAFGGFVQKRLVRGKRMRLGTLGGFLAFYGLAGMRRFRRSLLRHQVEAQALRSWLDLIARIAPVDYALAVEVTLCRRLVKGYSDTHARGESKYRTLLDAAVRLLGQPDAAARLRELRELALADASCAPLERRAAEHLPA; this comes from the coding sequence ATGAGCCGATCCGAACTTGCGCCCGCGCAGCCCATCAAGATCGCCATCCTGGCCATGGGAGGCCAGGGCGGCGGCGTGCTGGCCGACTGGATCGTCGATCTGGCCGAGCACGACGGATGGTGGGCGCAGACCACCTCGGTGCCCGGCGTGGCGCAGCGCACCGGCGCCACCATCTACTACCTCGAGCTGCTGCCCGAGACCGAGGTGGCGCGCGCTGGCCGCCAGCCCACGCTGGCGCTCATGCCCACGCCGGGCGACGTGGACCTGGTGGTGGCGGCCGAACTGATGGAAGGCGGACGCGCCATCACGCGCGGACTGGTCACGCCCGATCGCACGACCCTGATCAGTTCATCGCATCGCAGCTACGCGGTCAGCGAGAAATCGGCGCCCGGCAATGGCATCGCGGACCCGAACAAAGTACTGCAAGCCGGCCGCGACAGCGCGCGCCGCTTCCTGTGCTTCGACCTGCAAGAGCTTGCCGACCGCAACGGCAGCGTGATCAGCGCCAGTCTGTTCGGCGCGATCGCGGGCAGCGGCGCCCTGCCCTTTGCGCGCGAGGCCTTCGAGGCCACCATCGAACGCGCGGGCGTGGGCGTGCAGGCCAGCCTTCGGGCGTTCGCCGCCGGCCATGCGGCCGCCAGCCAGGCGCCGGCGCAGCCCGCTCCCATCGTCGCGCCCGACCATCTGACCCAGGTGCCGGAGCGCGCCGCATCCCCGGCGGCCCAGGCCTTGCTGGACCGCGTGCGGCGCGATTTTCCCATCGCCGCGCAGCCCATGATGGTGGCGGCGCTGCGCCGCCTGATCGACTACCAGGACCCCGCCTATGCCGGCGAGTACCTGGACCACATGGACAAGCTGGCGGCGCTGGACCGCGCGCACGGCGGCGAGGCCGCGGGCTGGGCCCTGACCCGTGCCGCCGCGCAGCACGTGGCGGTGGCCATGGCCTACGACGACGTGATCCGCGTGGCCGACCTGAAGACCCGCGGCAGCCGCGCCGCGCGCGTGCGCGCCGAGGTCGGCGCGAAGCCGGATCAGCTGGTCTACACCACCGAGTTCGTGCATCCCCGGCTGGAAGAGATATGCGGCACCCTGCCCGTGCGGCTGGGCAGATGGCTGGAGCACTCCGCCGCCTTCGGCGGCTTCGTGCAGAAGCGGCTGGTGCGGGGCAAGCGCATGCGGCTGGGCACGCTGGGCGGGTTCCTGGCGTTCTATGGCCTGGCGGGCATGCGGCGCTTTCGCCGCTCGCTGCTGCGCCACCAGGTCGAGGCGCAGGCGCTGCGTTCGTGGCTCGATCTGATCGCCCGCATCGCCCCTGTCGACTACGCGCTGGCGGTGGAAGTCACGCTGTGCCGGCGCCTGGTCAAGGGCTACAGCGACACCCATGCCCGCGGCGAAAGCAAGTACCGCACGCTGCTGGACGCGGCCGTGCGCCTGCTCGGCCAGCCGGACGCCGCCGCCCGCCTGCGTGAGCTGCGCGAACTGGCGCTGGCCGACGCCAGCTGCGCGCCGCTGGAACGCCGCGCCGCCGAACACCTACCCGCCTGA
- a CDS encoding indolepyruvate ferredoxin oxidoreductase subunit alpha, whose protein sequence is MAERSFKNEVQQLRIGAGEEFRGEGILAVTKALLQSGVGYVAGYQGSPISHLMDVLADANDILQELGVHFEASASEATAAATLAASVMYPIRGAVTWKSTVGTNVASDALANLASGGVTGGALVIVGEDYGEGSSIMQERSHAFAMKSQIWLLDPRPNLESMVQAVEDGFALSEASKTPVMLQLRIRGCHVHGRFIAKDNKRPAYTLTQALEAPQRDTSRIVLPPASFLHEQEKIKERWPAAISFIKERKLNEQFDGERHDAGLILQGGLYNGVIRALQLQGLADHFGNSRIPLYVMNVTYPVIEDEVLDFCRGKRAVLLIEEGQPDYIEQNLHAVLRRAGATTHLSGKDVLPMAGEYTTQVMRDGIRRFLLQHDAEALATHAAAAADAQGQNQLEITEVTRPRAPAVEKPLTFTRHAAELASVVPPRPAGFCTGCPERPIFSALTLAQEKLGQHHISCDIGCHLFSILPPFNLGATTMGYGLGASSAAAFNVPAAKRPISIMGDGGFWHNGLASGIGNAVFNKYDGVIVIVDNYYSSATGGQDILSSRAENPDRSTNNPIDAAVRGVGVKWVRTIDRTYDVARVRAVLEEALTTDEGGPKVIIAQSECMLNKQRRIKPLFNRAVKEGRRVVKERFGVDPDVCTGDHACIRLSGCPSLSVKDSGDPLKPDPVAHVDSSCVGCGNCGEVADAAVLCPSFYRADIVHNPTTGDRLVARLRNGVIGFLQRRRAARLDRHAL, encoded by the coding sequence ATGGCGGAAAGGTCGTTCAAGAACGAAGTCCAGCAGTTGCGCATCGGCGCGGGCGAAGAGTTCCGCGGCGAGGGCATTCTTGCCGTCACCAAGGCGCTGCTGCAGTCCGGGGTCGGCTATGTCGCCGGCTACCAGGGTTCCCCCATCTCGCATCTGATGGACGTGCTGGCGGACGCCAACGACATCCTGCAGGAACTGGGCGTGCACTTCGAAGCCAGCGCGTCGGAAGCCACCGCGGCGGCCACGCTGGCCGCCTCCGTCATGTATCCCATACGCGGCGCCGTCACCTGGAAGTCCACGGTGGGCACCAACGTTGCGTCGGACGCGCTGGCCAACCTGGCCTCGGGCGGCGTCACTGGCGGCGCACTGGTGATCGTGGGCGAAGACTACGGCGAGGGCTCGTCCATCATGCAGGAGCGCTCGCATGCCTTCGCGATGAAGTCACAGATCTGGCTGCTCGATCCCCGGCCCAATCTCGAGAGCATGGTGCAGGCCGTCGAGGACGGCTTCGCCCTGTCCGAAGCCAGCAAGACCCCGGTGATGCTGCAGCTGCGCATCCGCGGCTGCCACGTGCACGGTCGCTTCATCGCCAAGGACAACAAGCGGCCGGCCTACACCCTGACCCAGGCGCTCGAGGCGCCGCAGCGCGACACCTCCCGCATCGTGCTGCCGCCCGCCTCGTTCCTGCACGAGCAGGAGAAGATCAAGGAACGCTGGCCCGCGGCCATCTCGTTCATCAAGGAGCGCAAGCTCAATGAGCAATTCGACGGCGAGCGGCACGACGCCGGGCTGATCCTGCAGGGGGGCCTGTACAACGGCGTGATCCGCGCGCTGCAGCTGCAGGGGCTGGCCGACCATTTCGGCAACAGCCGCATCCCGCTGTACGTGATGAATGTCACGTACCCCGTGATCGAGGACGAGGTGCTGGACTTCTGCCGCGGCAAGCGCGCGGTGCTGCTGATCGAGGAAGGACAGCCCGACTATATCGAACAGAACCTGCACGCCGTGCTGCGCCGCGCGGGCGCTACGACGCACCTGTCCGGCAAGGATGTGCTGCCCATGGCGGGCGAGTACACCACGCAGGTCATGCGCGACGGCATCCGGCGCTTCCTGCTGCAACACGACGCCGAGGCCCTGGCCACCCATGCCGCCGCCGCCGCGGACGCGCAGGGACAGAATCAGCTTGAGATCACCGAGGTAACGCGCCCCCGCGCGCCCGCTGTCGAGAAACCGCTGACCTTCACGCGTCACGCCGCGGAGCTTGCCAGCGTGGTGCCTCCGCGGCCCGCGGGCTTCTGTACGGGCTGTCCCGAGCGTCCCATCTTCTCGGCCCTGACCCTGGCGCAGGAGAAACTGGGCCAGCACCACATTTCGTGCGACATCGGCTGCCATCTGTTCTCGATACTGCCGCCCTTCAACCTGGGCGCCACCACCATGGGCTACGGCCTGGGCGCATCGAGCGCGGCGGCATTCAACGTGCCGGCCGCCAAGCGGCCGATATCCATCATGGGCGACGGCGGCTTCTGGCACAACGGCCTCGCGTCGGGCATCGGCAACGCCGTATTCAACAAGTACGACGGCGTGATCGTCATCGTCGACAACTACTATTCCTCGGCCACCGGCGGGCAGGACATCCTGTCGTCGCGCGCCGAGAATCCGGACCGCTCCACGAACAACCCTATCGATGCCGCCGTGCGCGGCGTGGGCGTGAAATGGGTGCGCACGATAGACCGCACTTACGACGTCGCGCGCGTGCGCGCCGTGCTCGAAGAGGCGCTGACCACCGACGAGGGCGGACCGAAGGTCATCATCGCGCAGTCGGAATGCATGCTTAACAAGCAGCGGCGCATCAAGCCGCTGTTCAACCGGGCGGTGAAGGAAGGCAGGCGCGTGGTGAAGGAACGCTTCGGCGTCGACCCCGACGTCTGCACGGGCGACCACGCCTGTATCCGGCTCTCGGGTTGCCCTTCGCTGTCGGTGAAGGACAGCGGCGATCCCCTCAAGCCCGATCCCGTGGCGCACGTCGACAGCAGCTGCGTGGGCTGCGGCAATTGCGGGGAAGTGGCCGACGCGGCCGTGCTGTGCCCCTCGTTCTACCGGGCCGACATCGTGCACAACCCTACGACGGGCGACCGGCTGGTAGCTCGGCTTCGCAATGGGGTGATCGGTTTCCTGCAGCGCCGCCGGGCCGCCCGGCTCGACCGCCATGCCCTGTGA
- a CDS encoding MarR family winged helix-turn-helix transcriptional regulator — translation MKKNPVIAAASAAGPPEPSTRFVDNYLAYLLAQASHRISAEFHRQAKAAGLSVTEWRVLASLEGSPGETIGSLAALALTKQPTLSKVVQRLEAEGLLARTGVRSDRRQTRVRITSKGHSLVGRLCEDALAHQEAVLRPFGHERAAQLMEMLRALMGTPYEPADDEQA, via the coding sequence ATGAAGAAGAACCCCGTCATTGCCGCCGCGTCCGCGGCCGGCCCGCCAGAGCCCTCGACGCGTTTCGTCGACAACTATCTGGCCTATCTGCTTGCGCAGGCCAGCCATCGCATCTCGGCCGAGTTCCATCGCCAGGCCAAGGCGGCGGGACTGTCCGTTACCGAGTGGAGGGTGCTGGCCAGCCTGGAAGGCAGCCCGGGCGAGACCATCGGGTCGCTGGCCGCGCTGGCGTTGACCAAGCAGCCGACGTTGAGCAAGGTGGTGCAGCGATTGGAGGCGGAGGGCCTGCTTGCGCGCACCGGCGTGCGCAGCGACCGGCGTCAGACGCGCGTGCGCATTACGTCGAAGGGTCACTCACTGGTGGGACGACTGTGCGAGGACGCGCTGGCGCACCAGGAAGCGGTGCTGCGGCCGTTCGGCCACGAGCGCGCGGCGCAACTGATGGAGATGCTGCGCGCGCTGATGGGCACGCCTTACGAGCCTGCCGACGACGAGCAGGCGTGA
- a CDS encoding helix-turn-helix domain-containing protein, with amino-acid sequence MPSPRSPSPEADEPADALAMEFGARVRALREQARLTLEALSDRSGVSRAMLSKVERGEKSPTIGVAKRIASALGATLSDLMGGNDKRQATALVRRTQRLVFRDGETGFERHLLSPSMAGAVVEILQHYLPAGVTTGMLPAMPSGVDKHVIALEGRVTVVLPSGRLELADGDTLFFEADVEHAFENASREPCTYYLVISRRPPHA; translated from the coding sequence ATGCCTTCGCCCCGCTCACCTTCCCCGGAAGCCGACGAACCCGCCGATGCCCTGGCCATGGAATTCGGCGCGCGGGTGCGGGCGCTGCGCGAGCAGGCCCGGCTGACGCTCGAGGCGTTGTCCGACCGATCGGGCGTCAGCAGGGCGATGCTTTCGAAGGTGGAACGGGGCGAGAAGAGCCCGACCATCGGCGTGGCCAAGCGCATCGCTTCGGCCCTGGGCGCTACGCTCAGCGACCTGATGGGCGGCAACGACAAGCGGCAGGCGACGGCGCTCGTGCGCCGCACGCAGCGCCTGGTCTTTCGCGATGGCGAAACGGGTTTCGAACGCCATCTGCTCTCGCCTTCGATGGCCGGCGCGGTGGTGGAGATTCTGCAACACTACCTGCCCGCCGGCGTCACCACCGGCATGCTCCCCGCCATGCCATCCGGCGTGGACAAGCACGTGATCGCATTGGAAGGCCGGGTCACGGTCGTGCTGCCGAGCGGACGCCTGGAACTGGCGGACGGCGACACCCTGTTCTTCGAGGCGGACGTGGAGCACGCGTTCGAGAACGCGTCACGCGAGCCCTGCACCTACTACTTAGTCATATCGAGACGGCCGCCGCATGCCTAG
- a CDS encoding MBL fold metallo-hydrolase — translation MKKTAAGANFVRYALGDLTIVALRDGYVDMPPSRLRQRGDRPFEKLPPQVALVDGKLRLSVNAFLILDGQRRILVDAGAGNAWDPTMGLLPRALEEAGVDVASIDTFALTHTHLDHVAGLVADDGSDLLPNLQHLWVPEQEVPHFKGSARLANLHSRVQGFADGHAVSDNVVSVHAPGHEVGHSGFMVSSTAGKLLIWGDIVHVPSIQFDHPALTWEFDGNQDQARETRMRMLALAAAPDTYVAGAHLDFPGVGKVMKSGGSYRYLSFDAL, via the coding sequence ATGAAGAAAACCGCCGCCGGCGCCAACTTCGTCCGTTATGCCCTGGGTGACTTGACCATCGTGGCCTTGCGCGACGGTTACGTGGACATGCCGCCCAGCCGACTGCGGCAGCGCGGCGATCGTCCTTTCGAAAAGCTGCCGCCGCAGGTCGCATTGGTGGACGGCAAGCTGCGCTTGTCGGTCAACGCCTTCCTCATTCTCGACGGGCAGCGCCGCATTCTGGTGGATGCCGGCGCGGGCAATGCGTGGGATCCCACCATGGGTCTGCTGCCGCGCGCACTGGAGGAAGCGGGCGTGGACGTGGCCAGCATCGATACCTTCGCCTTGACGCATACGCATCTGGACCACGTGGCCGGCCTGGTCGCCGACGATGGTTCCGATCTGCTTCCCAATCTTCAGCATCTATGGGTACCCGAGCAGGAAGTGCCGCATTTCAAGGGCAGCGCGCGCCTGGCCAACCTGCACTCGCGCGTGCAGGGCTTCGCGGACGGTCACGCGGTCAGCGACAACGTGGTGTCCGTTCACGCTCCGGGCCACGAAGTTGGGCATAGCGGCTTCATGGTAAGCAGCACGGCGGGCAAGTTGCTGATCTGGGGCGACATCGTGCACGTGCCTTCGATTCAGTTCGATCATCCCGCACTGACATGGGAATTCGACGGCAACCAGGACCAGGCGCGCGAGACCCGCATGCGCATGCTGGCGTTGGCCGCCGCGCCGGACACCTATGTCGCAGGCGCGCACCTGGACTTTCCGGGCGTAGGCAAAGTGATGAAGTCGGGAGGTTCGTACCGCTATCTGTCGTTCGACGCATTGTGA